From a region of the Methanolobus tindarius DSM 2278 genome:
- a CDS encoding hydrogenase/urease maturation nickel metallochaperone HypA, which translates to MHEYSLACEIMNNVLSIAQENNAKEINSITVGVGRLAHVNPDQLMFCIESLCEDNVATGAEIILNEIYPEMQCQCGYLGEGKQFCTVGDEIIDDIRAFLEVPCPECEKMMHASGGRDLIIESIDIEQ; encoded by the coding sequence GTGCATGAGTATTCACTGGCCTGTGAGATCATGAATAATGTTCTCTCAATTGCTCAGGAGAACAATGCAAAGGAAATTAACTCGATTACCGTTGGTGTGGGAAGACTTGCTCATGTGAACCCGGATCAGTTGATGTTCTGCATTGAGTCTTTGTGCGAGGATAATGTTGCAACAGGTGCGGAAATTATCCTCAATGAGATCTATCCTGAGATGCAGTGCCAGTGCGGTTATTTAGGCGAAGGTAAACAGTTCTGTACTGTTGGTGATGAGATCATAGACGATATCAGGGCTTTTCTTGAAGTACCATGTCCCGAATGCGAAAAAATGATGCACGCATCAGGTGGCAGGGATCTTATTATCGAAAGTATCGATATCGAACAGTAG
- the tatC gene encoding twin-arginine translocase subunit TatC: MNSFMEDISVVIVSLRKKLALLFSVFFVLFMISFQFAGLIISTIKDDLLPEGAKLVYVSPLEIMILKMKIALFVGLFCLLPFLIFFAVRALMKRKLVTIKIRKVPVVIVSFFAILSFLAGASYAYFIMLPLFIDYLYLNAAASGVTATYSIFSFISFAVQATLIFGLVFETPLVLTLLTRYDIVQYQTLVTYRKHIYVVCLIVGAVITPPDIISQMMVGVPLVVFFELSLIIVRIMGAGKGKKK; encoded by the coding sequence TTGAATTCATTTATGGAAGATATCAGTGTAGTCATAGTTTCACTCAGAAAGAAACTGGCACTGCTGTTCTCAGTTTTCTTTGTTCTTTTCATGATATCTTTCCAGTTTGCAGGTCTAATTATAAGCACCATCAAGGACGACCTCCTGCCGGAAGGAGCAAAGCTTGTCTATGTCTCTCCTCTGGAAATCATGATACTTAAGATGAAAATAGCATTATTTGTAGGATTGTTCTGTCTGCTTCCATTTTTGATTTTCTTTGCAGTCAGGGCTCTTATGAAAAGGAAACTTGTTACAATCAAAATACGGAAAGTCCCTGTTGTAATTGTCTCATTCTTTGCTATTCTTTCATTTCTTGCAGGTGCATCGTATGCATATTTTATTATGCTGCCACTTTTTATCGATTATCTCTACCTGAACGCTGCAGCTTCAGGTGTGACGGCCACTTATTCAATCTTCAGTTTCATATCATTTGCAGTACAGGCTACTCTGATATTTGGTCTTGTCTTTGAGACTCCACTTGTATTGACATTGCTGACACGTTATGATATAGTCCAGTATCAAACCCTTGTAACATACCGAAAACACATCTATGTAGTCTGTCTGATAGTAGGTGCGGTAATCACTCCTCCTGATATCATCAGTCAGATGATGGTAGGTGTGCCTCTGGTGGTTTTCTTCGAGTTAAGTCTCATAATCGTGAGGATCATGGGTGCAGGAAAAGGAAAAAAGAAATGA
- the tatC gene encoding twin-arginine translocase subunit TatC, translated as MGDEQNKNEKQKTETINSATIGVAGDYSEHVRYHLKELRNRLAIIVGAMILCVLIAYPFTEYLLTHAWSMFLGEQVGMNIYTPFEWMFARIKIALLIALAFTFPFTFYELFRFASRGLYPNERKFIKSVVPISFLFFIAGAAIALVFILPLMFNYIILSSDTVAENQISVKQTVSVAVTLIAGAGLVFQIPVLMFFATRMQIIRRQTLRKMRLLVYASLLTLSLFITPDPTFIAQLVCAVLLVVLFEIGLLVSK; from the coding sequence ATGGGTGACGAACAAAACAAAAACGAAAAACAAAAAACCGAAACCATAAATTCAGCAACTATAGGAGTTGCAGGAGATTATAGTGAACATGTCAGATACCATCTGAAGGAGCTGCGCAACCGATTAGCCATCATAGTTGGTGCAATGATCCTTTGTGTTCTAATTGCTTATCCATTCACAGAGTATCTGCTAACCCATGCGTGGAGCATGTTCCTGGGTGAGCAGGTTGGTATGAATATCTATACCCCATTTGAATGGATGTTTGCCAGGATTAAAATAGCGTTATTGATAGCACTGGCATTTACATTCCCGTTCACATTTTATGAGCTTTTCAGATTTGCATCAAGAGGATTGTATCCAAATGAGAGAAAGTTCATAAAAAGTGTAGTCCCGATCTCATTCCTTTTTTTCATTGCCGGAGCCGCAATTGCGCTTGTGTTTATTTTGCCGCTTATGTTCAATTATATAATCCTTTCATCTGATACTGTAGCTGAGAATCAGATATCTGTAAAGCAAACTGTTTCTGTTGCAGTAACACTCATAGCAGGTGCAGGACTTGTATTCCAGATACCGGTTTTGATGTTCTTTGCAACCAGAATGCAAATCATCAGGCGTCAGACACTCCGGAAAATGAGACTTCTTGTGTATGCATCACTTCTGACACTCTCATTATTTATTACACCAGACCCCACTTTCATTGCTCAGCTTGTCTGTGCAGTCCTTCTGGTAGTGTTATTTGAGATAGGATTACTTGTTTCAAAGTAG
- a CDS encoding Sec-independent protein translocase subunit TatA/TatB: MIGSLEIVVILVAALLIFGPDKIPEIARAAGKAWGDFQKAQLSAELGLSDLDMKPAKAPEEPEPTEMDNKIRQIAESAGIDVQGKSTEELLSLMEEAAKAR, translated from the coding sequence ATGATAGGTTCGCTCGAGATAGTTGTTATTTTGGTCGCTGCGTTGCTTATCTTTGGTCCGGACAAGATTCCAGAAATTGCGCGGGCTGCAGGAAAAGCATGGGGTGACTTCCAGAAAGCACAACTATCAGCTGAACTTGGATTATCTGATCTTGATATGAAACCGGCTAAGGCTCCTGAAGAACCTGAACCGACTGAAATGGATAACAAAATCAGGCAAATTGCAGAGTCAGCAGGAATAGATGTGCAGGGAAAAAGCACAGAAGAACTTCTTTCCCTAATGGAAGAAGCCGCAAAGGCCAGATGA
- the hypE gene encoding hydrogenase expression/formation protein HypE, giving the protein MSRKNRISMEHGAGGEFMQELIGGIILQNISRRSAGTVGLDDLDDGSTISIPEGMGDDYEIVMTTDSHVVDPLFFPGGDIGRLAVCGTVNDLSVMGAKPLALTCAIIVSEGFELSEFEEVIKSMNRAAEEAEVAIITGDTKTIQGNKLDSMIINTTGVGVAPKVVRDNGLSPDDVIIVTGNLGDHGIALLSHREGFDFETKLVSDVAPVNDLLKAPLELRTEGDQPVICAMKDPTRGGLASSINEMAQKSGVGIILEETDIPIDMVVSTACEMLGLNPLEIANEGKAVIGVRPEYAEQVLELLKSHKYGKNARIVGKAVSEHKGKVLLRTSIGSLRQLGMPVGDPIPRVC; this is encoded by the coding sequence ATGTCCCGGAAAAACAGAATTAGCATGGAACATGGTGCCGGTGGAGAGTTCATGCAGGAACTCATTGGCGGCATAATCCTTCAGAACATCTCCAGACGTTCAGCCGGAACAGTTGGTCTTGATGACCTTGATGACGGTTCTACAATCTCAATACCTGAAGGAATGGGAGATGATTATGAGATTGTTATGACAACCGACAGTCATGTTGTTGACCCTCTATTCTTCCCCGGCGGAGATATCGGAAGACTTGCTGTATGTGGAACTGTGAATGACCTTTCTGTTATGGGTGCAAAGCCGCTGGCTCTTACCTGTGCAATTATTGTTTCTGAGGGTTTTGAACTCTCTGAATTTGAAGAGGTTATTAAATCCATGAACCGTGCAGCAGAAGAAGCTGAAGTTGCCATCATAACCGGAGATACCAAGACTATCCAGGGCAACAAGCTGGACTCTATGATAATCAACACAACAGGCGTTGGAGTTGCTCCTAAAGTTGTCAGGGACAATGGACTTTCTCCTGACGATGTAATCATTGTTACTGGAAACCTTGGAGACCATGGGATAGCTTTACTTTCCCACAGGGAAGGGTTTGATTTTGAAACGAAGCTAGTTTCTGATGTAGCTCCAGTTAATGACCTCCTGAAAGCTCCGCTTGAACTGAGAACTGAAGGTGATCAGCCTGTAATCTGTGCCATGAAAGACCCCACACGAGGAGGTCTGGCATCAAGTATCAATGAGATGGCTCAGAAAAGCGGTGTAGGTATAATCCTTGAAGAAACTGATATTCCAATTGATATGGTTGTAAGTACAGCCTGTGAGATGCTCGGACTGAATCCTCTTGAGATAGCCAATGAAGGCAAGGCTGTGATAGGAGTTCGTCCCGAATACGCCGAGCAGGTTCTTGAGCTTTTGAAGTCTCACAAATATGGTAAGAATGCCAGAATAGTTGGTAAAGCTGTCAGCGAGCACAAGGGTAAGGTTCTGCTCAGGACATCTATTGGAAGTCTGCGTCAGCTTGGAATGCCTGTTGGCGATCCGATTCCCAGAGTCTGCTAA
- the hypD gene encoding hydrogenase formation protein HypD gives MSAESELLEKIRTLSRPVKIMHICGTHERTISRNGLRDVLPEEIEVLSGPGCPVCVTPKEEIDRAIALAESGIIVTSFGDMMRVPGSSGSLMDARSRGCDVRMVYSIDDAIAIAEKDPESKVVFFAIGFETTTPTNAAAILRKPPENFSLLLTHKLTIPAIEALIDEIEVDAFIAPGHVCTIIGIHPFEQFAEKGFPIIAAGFEADELLLSILMILEQLKAGEYKVENAYPRAVKDEGNVRAQEMMDKVFKVTDSQWRGLGTIPDSGMVMRPEFSQYNASIIYADLIAEKMKNISYENSLSSLCHCADILKGKEKPDNCPLFSKKCTPSNPVGSCMVSQEGMCYNWFRYRGVDSA, from the coding sequence ATGTCTGCTGAGTCAGAACTTCTGGAAAAGATACGCACACTCTCACGTCCCGTTAAGATTATGCACATCTGCGGAACCCATGAGAGAACCATCTCACGCAATGGTTTACGTGACGTTCTGCCAGAAGAGATCGAAGTGCTCAGTGGTCCCGGTTGTCCGGTATGTGTTACTCCTAAAGAAGAAATAGACAGGGCAATCGCTCTGGCAGAATCAGGTATCATTGTCACCTCATTTGGTGATATGATGCGAGTCCCCGGAAGCAGTGGCAGTCTAATGGATGCCAGGTCAAGGGGATGTGATGTCAGGATGGTATACAGTATTGATGATGCCATTGCCATTGCAGAAAAAGACCCTGAAAGTAAGGTTGTGTTCTTTGCCATTGGTTTTGAAACCACAACACCTACAAATGCAGCTGCAATTCTACGCAAACCGCCTGAGAATTTCAGCTTGTTACTCACACACAAACTAACGATTCCTGCCATTGAAGCATTGATAGATGAAATTGAAGTTGATGCTTTCATTGCTCCCGGACATGTTTGTACTATTATCGGTATTCATCCTTTCGAGCAATTTGCAGAAAAAGGGTTCCCAATAATCGCAGCCGGATTTGAAGCGGATGAGCTGCTTCTTTCTATTCTCATGATACTTGAGCAGTTGAAGGCTGGAGAGTACAAAGTTGAGAATGCATATCCAAGGGCTGTAAAGGATGAAGGAAACGTTCGTGCTCAGGAAATGATGGATAAGGTCTTTAAAGTAACAGACTCGCAGTGGCGTGGTCTTGGAACTATCCCGGATTCCGGAATGGTAATGAGGCCTGAATTTTCACAATATAATGCTTCGATCATCTATGCAGACCTTATAGCTGAAAAGATGAAAAACATCTCATACGAAAACTCACTTTCATCACTCTGTCACTGTGCTGATATCCTTAAAGGCAAGGAGAAACCGGATAACTGTCCGTTGTTCTCTAAAAAATGCACTCCATCAAATCCAGTCGGATCATGTATGGTAAGCCAGGAAGGCATGTGCTATAACTGGTTCCGTTACAGAGGTGTTGACAGTGCATGA
- a CDS encoding HypC/HybG/HupF family hydrogenase formation chaperone, with the protein MCIAIPGKVTSLLDEYTAIVDFGGVERQIKLDLLGDCDDALLGQYVLVHVGYAISLLSEEEGKETLELLGELVAGE; encoded by the coding sequence ATGTGTATTGCAATCCCCGGCAAAGTGACTTCATTGCTGGATGAATATACTGCCATTGTCGATTTTGGAGGCGTGGAAAGGCAGATCAAGCTTGATCTCCTTGGCGACTGCGATGACGCACTTCTTGGGCAGTATGTCCTTGTGCATGTTGGCTATGCTATCTCTTTGCTTAGTGAAGAAGAAGGTAAAGAAACCTTAGAGCTCCTTGGAGAGCTTGTTGCAGGAGAATAA
- a CDS encoding hydrogenase small subunit gives MEKTEKQDFLSMDRRTFLKVVGAIGASTFLGLHRTQITKALELSKTKVIWLHGAECTGCSASLLDAGNPDIMQAINKLSVDLVFHETIMAHQGIFVDGAPAGTSELNSEILLDEAIEEGDYILVVEGAIANGPDGSGKYCMYGERTFKDMFEKAASNASMIMAVGMCAAFGGINSADSDIADLTDFRGVDFVKESHSKGMLTELGIDKPVINIAGCPSHPDWVLLTLAAVILGKFSLNDLDSVLDKYKRPTVFFPETNTMHDNCPRRGYYDRGILDDDFSGEGCLLKVGCKGPYTRSDCGLRKWNNGVSMCTQAGSSCIGCAEPGFPDSTSPFYEMGEDKPLMGGVTIDTAAKVGTAAAVAGVGVHALRRFVFKDKEE, from the coding sequence ATGGAAAAAACAGAAAAACAGGACTTCTTAAGTATGGACAGACGAACGTTCCTCAAGGTGGTAGGAGCGATCGGAGCGTCCACATTTCTGGGATTACACCGCACCCAGATAACAAAAGCTCTCGAACTCTCAAAGACAAAAGTAATCTGGCTTCACGGTGCGGAATGTACCGGATGCTCTGCTTCTCTTCTTGATGCAGGAAACCCTGACATCATGCAGGCAATAAACAAACTTAGTGTAGACCTTGTATTCCACGAGACAATCATGGCTCACCAGGGAATCTTTGTAGATGGTGCTCCTGCAGGTACATCAGAACTCAACTCAGAGATTCTTCTTGACGAAGCAATTGAAGAAGGAGACTACATCCTTGTTGTAGAAGGCGCAATTGCAAACGGACCTGACGGCTCAGGTAAATATTGCATGTACGGCGAGCGTACCTTCAAGGACATGTTCGAGAAGGCAGCAAGCAACGCCAGTATGATAATGGCTGTAGGAATGTGTGCAGCATTCGGTGGTATCAATTCAGCAGACAGTGACATTGCAGACCTCACAGATTTCAGAGGTGTGGACTTCGTAAAGGAAAGCCACTCCAAAGGAATGCTCACTGAGCTTGGAATTGACAAGCCTGTGATCAACATTGCAGGATGCCCATCACACCCAGACTGGGTACTTCTCACACTTGCAGCAGTAATTCTCGGAAAATTCAGTCTCAATGACCTTGATTCTGTTCTTGACAAATACAAGCGTCCAACAGTATTCTTCCCTGAAACAAACACAATGCACGACAACTGTCCACGCAGGGGCTATTATGACAGAGGTATTCTGGACGACGATTTCTCAGGAGAAGGATGTCTCCTTAAGGTCGGTTGTAAAGGACCATACACCAGATCAGACTGTGGACTTCGTAAGTGGAACAACGGTGTCAGCATGTGTACACAGGCAGGTTCATCATGTATCGGATGTGCAGAACCTGGTTTCCCTGACAGTACATCACCATTCTATGAAATGGGAGAAGACAAGCCACTCATGGGCGGTGTAACAATTGACACAGCAGCAAAGGTAGGAACAGCAGCTGCAGTAGCAGGTGTTGGAGTACACGCACTCCGCAGATTTGTTTTCAAGGACAAGGAAGAGTAA
- the hypB gene encoding hydrogenase nickel incorporation protein HypB: MLMHVINVGHDVLKANDKLAAKNKKLLAKNGVLAINFMGAIGSGKTTLIEQTVENLGDKYRLAVIAGDVIADMDAGRIAKLGVTTIPVNTGRECHLDAKLVEKALKSIDLKNIDILLMENVGNLICPADYKLGEHLRVVVVSVTEGDDIVLKHPVIFKSTDIAIIHKKDLAEAVFASAEKMEDDVRHLNSEIPVLKTSIHDAQSMEMWFSTISSMADQLIEEK, encoded by the coding sequence ATGTTAATGCATGTGATCAATGTGGGCCATGATGTTCTCAAGGCTAACGATAAGCTTGCAGCTAAAAACAAGAAACTTCTTGCCAAGAATGGTGTTCTTGCCATCAATTTCATGGGTGCGATTGGTTCCGGAAAAACCACGCTCATTGAACAGACAGTTGAGAACCTGGGTGACAAATACCGTCTTGCTGTTATTGCAGGTGATGTGATAGCTGACATGGATGCCGGAAGAATAGCAAAGCTTGGTGTTACTACAATTCCTGTGAACACTGGAAGGGAATGTCATCTTGATGCGAAACTTGTTGAAAAGGCATTGAAATCCATTGACCTCAAGAATATTGACATTCTGCTTATGGAGAATGTTGGAAATCTAATCTGTCCTGCAGACTACAAACTGGGAGAACACCTGCGTGTTGTAGTTGTAAGTGTAACAGAGGGCGATGATATTGTCCTGAAACATCCGGTGATATTCAAGAGTACTGATATTGCAATCATCCATAAAAAAGACCTTGCAGAAGCTGTATTTGCCAGTGCTGAAAAGATGGAAGATGATGTAAGGCATCTCAATTCTGAAATCCCGGTTCTTAAAACCTCAATACATGATGCGCAGAGCATGGAAATGTGGTTCTCAACTATTTCATCCATGGCAGACCAGCTCATTGAAGAAAAATAA
- the hypF gene encoding carbamoyltransferase HypF: MSKVSRLIIVEGIVQGVGFRPFVYRIAKNHSISGSVKNNGGRVEIIAEGSCGNIDSFLLDLETENPPVSQIYSIKSKDIAIEGHNDFTIVKSSTEKTPNSILVPDIGICKNCTQELGDPENRRHEYPFISCTECGPRYTLTRTLPYDRQSTSMFDFKPCAVCDSEYTSPADRRFHAQTVCCKDCGPELTFTDNAGSMLSKGKEAISDCAKAINEGRILSIKGYGGFHLSCDAFQTEAVKLLRSRIGRPQQPFAIMAKDIQAAREIVHINDKEEKLLLSSKRPVLILDKNKDSNKDSDLDYDLEEIAPQLHNIGVMLPYSGIHHMLFKNTSSNAYIMTSANVPGLPMVIEDEVAIRELGHIADNYLLHNLKIENRIDDSIIRTFKDNHVFIRRSRGYVPEPSELPFEIRPSVGVGAELSNTLIFASGNKAYISPHIGNTNHYETAMYHAEVFNRFSKLTSIEPESWGCDMHPHFNTTKFAMETGGNNVVPVQHHHAHLVALMADAKLDRDSEIIGIALDGVGYGSDGTVWGGEILQANYTEHSRQGHLKAHAMPGGDLCSYYPERMVISMLKGLADDDELFSLPFELKHGKMELKMVREQLEKNINVVMSSSSGRVLDAATALLGICKYRSYQGEPAMKLESYARKATEKSLELSVTIKDNVFDTGMLLFELYNKLNENEYSIPELAWAYEDAFARGVSEMAVRAAKRTGIDVVGLTGGVAYNEHISYRIRDIIKENDLKFISHSKVPCGDAGISLGQAIVASLKSDE; this comes from the coding sequence ATGTCAAAAGTTTCCAGACTTATTATAGTTGAAGGAATCGTACAGGGAGTAGGTTTTCGGCCATTTGTGTACCGCATAGCGAAAAATCACAGTATTTCCGGCTCTGTAAAAAATAACGGAGGAAGAGTTGAGATTATCGCTGAAGGTAGTTGCGGCAATATAGACTCATTCCTTTTAGACTTGGAAACAGAAAATCCTCCAGTAAGCCAGATATATTCTATAAAATCAAAAGATATCGCTATTGAAGGCCATAATGACTTTACCATTGTCAAAAGCAGCACAGAGAAGACACCCAACTCAATACTTGTTCCGGATATTGGAATCTGCAAGAACTGTACACAGGAACTTGGTGATCCTGAAAACAGACGCCATGAGTATCCTTTTATCTCATGTACCGAATGCGGTCCCAGATATACACTTACAAGGACATTGCCTTATGATCGACAGAGTACATCCATGTTTGATTTCAAACCATGTGCAGTATGTGATAGTGAATACACATCACCTGCTGATCGCCGTTTTCACGCCCAGACGGTATGTTGTAAGGACTGCGGACCGGAACTCACATTCACAGATAACGCAGGCAGCATGCTTTCAAAAGGAAAAGAAGCTATTAGCGATTGTGCAAAAGCCATCAATGAAGGGAGGATTCTTTCCATAAAGGGATATGGCGGATTCCACCTTTCATGTGATGCATTCCAGACTGAAGCTGTAAAACTGCTAAGAAGCAGGATTGGAAGACCACAGCAGCCATTTGCGATTATGGCAAAAGATATTCAGGCTGCAAGGGAGATAGTTCACATAAATGACAAAGAGGAAAAACTCCTCCTGAGCAGTAAAAGGCCTGTTCTTATTCTTGATAAAAATAAGGATTCAAATAAGGATTCAGATTTAGATTATGATCTTGAAGAGATTGCACCGCAACTGCACAATATTGGAGTCATGCTCCCATACTCAGGCATCCATCATATGCTCTTCAAAAACACATCAAGTAATGCTTATATCATGACATCAGCCAATGTTCCTGGATTACCTATGGTCATCGAGGATGAGGTGGCTATTCGCGAACTTGGACACATAGCTGACAATTATCTACTTCACAACCTGAAAATTGAGAATCGTATCGATGACTCAATAATCAGGACTTTTAAGGACAATCATGTATTCATCCGTCGCTCCCGTGGATATGTTCCTGAACCCAGCGAACTGCCTTTTGAGATAAGACCATCTGTTGGTGTTGGCGCAGAACTTAGTAACACCTTGATATTTGCTTCAGGTAACAAAGCATATATTTCCCCTCATATTGGAAATACCAACCATTATGAGACTGCCATGTACCATGCGGAAGTTTTCAACCGGTTCTCAAAGCTCACATCCATAGAACCTGAAAGCTGGGGATGTGACATGCACCCACACTTCAATACCACCAAATTTGCAATGGAGACCGGTGGGAATAATGTTGTACCGGTGCAGCACCATCATGCTCACCTCGTAGCCCTCATGGCAGATGCAAAACTTGACCGGGATTCTGAAATAATAGGAATTGCCCTTGATGGCGTCGGATATGGTTCTGATGGAACTGTATGGGGCGGAGAGATATTACAGGCAAACTATACGGAACACAGCAGACAGGGACACCTGAAAGCTCATGCTATGCCAGGAGGAGACCTCTGTTCCTATTATCCTGAAAGAATGGTTATTTCAATGCTGAAAGGACTTGCGGATGACGATGAGCTGTTTTCCCTGCCATTTGAGCTTAAACATGGCAAAATGGAACTTAAAATGGTAAGAGAGCAATTGGAAAAGAACATTAATGTTGTAATGTCCAGTAGCTCGGGAAGAGTACTTGATGCAGCGACAGCACTCCTTGGAATATGTAAATACCGTAGTTATCAGGGCGAACCTGCCATGAAGCTGGAATCTTATGCAAGAAAAGCAACTGAAAAGTCACTGGAACTTTCGGTTACTATCAAAGACAATGTGTTTGATACAGGAATGCTGCTTTTTGAGCTTTACAATAAACTCAATGAAAATGAGTATTCCATACCTGAACTTGCATGGGCGTATGAAGATGCATTTGCCCGTGGAGTTTCTGAGATGGCTGTAAGGGCGGCAAAAAGAACTGGTATTGATGTTGTTGGACTTACAGGCGGTGTTGCATATAATGAGCACATAAGCTATCGTATACGCGACATTATTAAAGAGAACGACCTGAAGTTCATTTCTCACTCAAAAGTCCCATGTGGAGATGCTGGCATATCACTGGGACAGGCAATTGTGGCAAGCCTGAAAAGTGACGAGTAA
- a CDS encoding twin-arginine translocase TatA/TatE family subunit, translated as MIGGLGPTELLLIFGVIFLLFGAAKLPELARSMGTSMGEFKKAQKESELSVKEFERSLKNQVNTTPAVETKAADVKQVASNLGIDTTGKSDDEVLTEINTMLKK; from the coding sequence ATGATAGGCGGATTAGGCCCTACAGAACTTTTACTGATCTTTGGAGTAATCTTTTTGCTCTTTGGAGCTGCCAAATTACCGGAACTCGCACGTTCCATGGGAACATCCATGGGTGAGTTCAAGAAGGCACAGAAAGAGTCCGAGCTCTCAGTAAAAGAATTTGAACGTTCCCTTAAGAACCAGGTTAACACAACACCAGCAGTAGAAACAAAGGCCGCTGATGTTAAACAAGTAGCTTCAAACCTCGGTATTGATACAACCGGCAAGAGTGACGATGAAGTCCTCACCGAGATCAATACAATGCTGAAAAAGTGA